One part of the Arabidopsis thaliana chromosome 4, partial sequence genome encodes these proteins:
- the CSDP1 gene encoding cold shock domain protein 1, with the protein MASEDQSAARSTGKVNWFNASKGYGFITPDDGSVELFVHQSSIVSEGYRSLTVGDAVEFAITQGSDGKTKAVNVTAPGGGSLKKENNSRGNGARRGGGGSGCYNCGELGHISKDCGIGGGGGGGERRSRGGEGCYNCGDTGHFARDCTSAGNGDQRGATKGGNDGCYTCGDVGHFARDCTQKVAAGNVRSGGGGSGTCYSCGGVGHIARDCATKRQPSRGCYQCGGSGHLARDCDQRGSGGGGNDNACYKCGKEGHFARECSSVA; encoded by the exons atGGCTTCAGAGGATCAATCGGCGGCGAGATCTACCGGGAAGGTGAACTGGTTCAACGCTTCTAAAGGCTATGGTTTCATTACTCCTGACGATGGCAGCGTAGAGCTTTTCGTTCATCAATCTTCAATTGTCTCCGAAGGTTACCGGAGTTTAACCGTCGGCGATGCGGTTGAGTTCGCTATTACTCAGGGAAGCGACGGTAAGACTAAAGCCGTCAATGTTACTGCTCCTGGTGGTGGTTCTCTCAAGAAGGAGAATAACTCTCGTGGTAACGGTGCTAGGCGCGGCGGCGGTGGAAGCGGTTGCTACAATTGCGGTGAGTTAGGTCATATCTCTAAAGATTGTGGTATTGGTGGCGGCGGCGGAGGTGGTGAACGTAGATCTAGAGGAGGAGAAGGTTGTTACAATTGTGGTGATACTGGTCACTTCGCTAGGGATTGTACTTCAGCTGGAAACGGTGACCAACGTGGAGCCACCAAAG GTGGAAACGATGGTTGCTACACTTGTGGTGATGTTGGTCACTTTGCTAGGGATTGTACTCAGAAGGTTGCTGCCGGAAACGTCAGaagcggtggtggtggtagtgGAACTTGTTATTCATGCGGTGGAGTTGGTCACATTGCAAGAGATTGTGCGACTAAGAGACAGCCTTCTCGTGGGTGTTACCAGTGTGGTGGTTCTGGTCACTTGGCTCGTGATTGTGACCAGAGAGGAAGCGGTGGAGGAGGTAATGATAATGCGTGCTACAAGTGTGGTAAGGAAGGTCACTTTGCAAGGGAATGTTCTTCTGTAGCTTAA
- the J11 gene encoding Chaperone DnaJ-domain superfamily protein (Chaperone DnaJ-domain superfamily protein; FUNCTIONS IN: heat shock protein binding; INVOLVED IN: protein folding, response to stress; LOCATED IN: nucleus; EXPRESSED IN: 24 plant structures; EXPRESSED DURING: 14 growth stages; CONTAINS InterPro DOMAIN/s: Molecular chaperone, heat shock protein, Hsp40, DnaJ (InterPro:IPR015609), Heat shock protein DnaJ, N-terminal (InterPro:IPR001623); BEST Arabidopsis thaliana protein match is: Chaperone DnaJ-domain superfamily protein (TAIR:AT2G17880.1); Has 18528 Blast hits to 18528 proteins in 3080 species: Archae - 133; Bacteria - 8129; Metazoa - 2968; Fungi - 1612; Plants - 1794; Viruses - 5; Other Eukaryotes - 3887 (source: NCBI BLink).) — protein MLSSSPTSFTHPFLSSSPPLSPISPPSRTARISPPLVSASCSYTYTEDSPRLHQIPRRLTTVPASLYDVLEVPLGATSQDIKSAYRRLARICHPDVAGTDRTSSSSADEFMKIHAAYCTLSDPEKRSVYDRRMLRRSRPLTVGTSGLGSYVGRNWETDQCW, from the coding sequence AtgctttcttcatctccaacTTCCTTTACTCAtccatttctctcttcttctccgcctCTATCTCCGATATCTCCGCCGTCTCGCACGGCTCGGATCTCTCCACCTCTCGTCTCCGCCTCTTGCTCATACACCTACACGGAAGATTCGCCGAGACTGCATCAGATCCCGCGGCGATTGACGACGGTGCCAGCTTCGCTTTACGATGTTCTTGAGGTTCCTTTAGGCGCGACGAGTCAGGATATCAAATCGGCTTACCGGAGATTAGCCAGGATCTGCCATCCAGACGTGGCGGGAACTGATCggacttcttcttcatcggcGGATGAATTCATGAAGATCCATGCCGCTTACTGTACGCTTTCTGATCCTGAGAAACGCTCCGTTTATGATCGGAGGATGTTGCGACGGAGCCGTCCTTTGACCGTCGGAACCTCCGGGTTGGGAAGCTACGTCGGACGGAACTGGGAAACCGATCAGTGTTGGTAG
- the ARO3 gene encoding armadillo repeat only 3 (armadillo repeat only 3 (ARO3); FUNCTIONS IN: binding; INVOLVED IN: biological_process unknown; LOCATED IN: cellular_component unknown; EXPRESSED IN: 24 plant structures; EXPRESSED DURING: 11 growth stages; CONTAINS InterPro DOMAIN/s: Armadillo-like helical (InterPro:IPR011989), Armadillo (InterPro:IPR000225), Armadillo-type fold (InterPro:IPR016024); BEST Arabidopsis thaliana protein match is: armadillo repeat only 2 (TAIR:AT5G66200.1); Has 616 Blast hits to 538 proteins in 124 species: Archae - 0; Bacteria - 0; Metazoa - 76; Fungi - 129; Plants - 303; Viruses - 0; Other Eukaryotes - 108 (source: NCBI BLink).): MGDLAKQILSRPIQLADQVVKAGDEATINKQECADIKSKTEKLAALLRQAARASSDLYERPTRRILDDTENVLEKALTMVQRCRDDGYIMRLFNIIPAAAFRKMISQLENSVGDVSWLLRVSTPAGNDDDEGFGYLGLPPIAANEPILCLIWEQIAVLMTGSPEDKSDAAASLASLARDNDRYVKLIVEEGGVNPLLKLVKEGKIDGQENAARTIGLLGRDPESVEHMIQLGVCSVLSSILKEGSMKVQAVVAWAVSELVSGNHAKCQELFAQNNVIRLLVSHLAFETVQEHSKYAVVAGRATSMHHAVVMASKISSSKENLPALNEEEDDDNHIGVSSPMTNQMHSIVATTMAMKAVGSGSKSNLSSRFVTGDDDKPPEKIPEKSYSMSSQIKAYGSIAHQSRNASVTRGRELEDPVTKTYMKAMAARALWKLAVGNSSICRVITESRALLCFAVLLDKGDEETKYNTAMAIMEITAVAEENADLRRSAFRRTSPACKAVVDQLFRIVENADAGSDLLIPCVRSIGNLARTFKSAETHMIVPLVKLLDDGEPDLAAEVAIALAKFATEDNFLGKEHSRTIIEAGGSKLLVQLAYFGENGAQIPAMVLLSYVAMNVPDSEQLAKDEVLTVLEWSSKQANVLEDEDMEALLYEAKSRLELYQSRGSRGFHL; the protein is encoded by the coding sequence ATGGGTGATCTAGCCAAGCAGATATTGTCTCGCCCGATTCAACTTGCAGACCAAGTGGTGAAAGCCGGAGATGAAGCCACAATCAACAAACAAGAATGTGCCGATATCAAGTCCAAAACGGAAAAGCTCGCTGCTCTTCTCCGTCAAGCGGCCCGTGCAAGCTCCGACCTCTACGAACGTCCCACGCGCCGTATCCTCGACGACACTGAAAACGTTCTTGAAAAAGCATTGACGATGGTCCAAAGATGCCGTGACGATGGCTACATAATGCGACTTTTCAACATAATCCCCGCCGCAGCATTCCGTAAAATGATTTCTCAACTAGAAAACTCCGTCGGCGACGTCTCTTGGCTCCTCCGTGTCTCAACTCCAGCCGGTAACGATGACGACGAAGGGTTTGGTTACTTAGGTCTCCCGCCAATCGCAGCCAACGAACCAATCTTGTGCTTAATTTGGGAACAAATCGCGGTTCTGATGACCGGTTCGCCGGAAGATAAATCAGACGCCGCCGCGTCGTTGGCTTCTTTAGCAAGAGATAACGATAGATACGTGAAACTGATAGTTGAAGAAGGCGGAGTCAACCCTTTGTTGAAACTTGTAAAAGAAGGTAAAATCGACGGTCAAGAAAACGCAGCGAGAACAATCGGGTTACTGGGTCGTGACCCGGAAAGTGTTGAGCATATGATTCAGCTTGGTGTTTGTTCAGTGCTTTCAAGTATTCTTAAAGAAGGTTCGATGAAGGTTCAAGCCGTTGTGGCTTGGGCTGTTTCAGAGCTTGTTTCTGGTAATCACGCCAAATGTCAAGAACTGTTTGCGCAAAACAACGTGATTAGGCTTCTTGTGAGTCATTTAGCGTTTGAAACGGTTCAAGAACATAGCAAATACGCGGTTGTTGCGGGTAGAGCAACGTCGATGCATCACGCCGTCGTAATGGCGAGTAAAATCAGTAGTAGTAAAGAGAATTTACCGGCGTTGAACGAGGAGGAGGACGACGATAATCATATCGGAGTCTCGAGTCCGATGACGAATCAGATGCATAGCATCGTTGCAACAACAATGGCGATGAAAGCGGTTGGATCAGGATCGAAATCGAATCTTTCTAGCCGATTTGTTACCGGCGACGACGATAAACCCCCGGAAAAGATACCGGAGAAGAGTTATAGTATGAGTTCACAGATCAAGGCTTACGGTAGTATCGCACATCAATCGCGAAACGCGTCGGTGACGAGAGGGAGAGAGCTTGAAGATCCGGTGACGAAGACTTATATGAAAGCGATGGCGGCGAGAGCGTTATGGAAACTCGCTGTAGGAAACTCATCGATCTGCCGAGTCATCACCGAGTCACGAGCTTTACTCTGTTTTGCGGTTTTACTAGACAAAGGAGACGAAGAGACTAAGTATAACACAGCTATGGCTATCATGGAGATAACCGCCGTGGCTGAGGAAAACGCAGATCTGAGAAGATCCGCGTTCAGACGCACTTCACCGGCGTGCAAAGCGGTGGTTGACCAGTTATTCCGAATCGTTGAAAACGCCGACGCCGGATCCGATTTACTCATCCCCTGTGTAAGATCCATCGGAAACCTAGCGAGAACGTTCAAATCAGCGGAAACGCATATGATCGTGCCTCTGGTAAAACTCCTCGACGACGGAGAACCAGATTTAGCGGCGGAGGTAGCGATCGCGTTAGCGAAATTCGCGACGGAGGATAACTTTTTAGGGAAAGAACACTCGAGGACAATCATCGAAGCTGGAGGATCAAAGCTTCTGGTTCAGTTAGCGTATTTCGGAGAGAACGGAGCACAGATTCCGGCGATGGTTTTGCTGAGCTACGTGGCGATGAATGTTCCAGACAGTGAACAGTTAGCGAAAGACGAAGTGTTAACGGTATTGGAATGGTCATCGAAGCAAGCTAATGTacttgaagatgaagatatgGAAGCTTTGTTGTATGAAGCTAAGAGCAGACTCGAGCTTTACCAATCAAGAGGATCTAGAGGCTTTCACTTGTAA
- the CSDP1 gene encoding cold shock domain protein 1 (cold shock domain protein 1 (CSDP1); CONTAINS InterPro DOMAIN/s: Nucleic acid-binding, OB-fold (InterPro:IPR012340), Cold-shock conserved site (InterPro:IPR019844), Zinc finger, CCHC retroviral-type (InterPro:IPR013084), Cold shock protein (InterPro:IPR011129), Nucleic acid-binding, OB-fold-like (InterPro:IPR016027), Zinc finger, CCHC-type (InterPro:IPR001878), Cold-shock protein, DNA-binding (InterPro:IPR002059); BEST Arabidopsis thaliana protein match is: cold shock domain protein 3 (TAIR:AT2G17870.1); Has 93964 Blast hits to 39618 proteins in 2725 species: Archae - 55; Bacteria - 19157; Metazoa - 4501; Fungi - 1919; Plants - 2885; Viruses - 60267; Other Eukaryotes - 5180 (source: NCBI BLink).) — translation MASEDQSAARSTGKVNWFNASKGYGFITPDDGSVELFVHQSSIVSEGYRSLTVGDAVEFAITQGSDGKTKAVNVTAPGGGSLKKENNSRGNGARRGGGGSGCYNCGELGHISKDCGIGGGGGGGERRSRGGEGCYNCGDTGHFARDCTSAGNGDQRGATKGGNDGCYTCGDVGHVARDCTQKSVGNGDQRGAVKGGNDGCYTCGDVGHFARDCTQKVAAGNVRSGGGGSGTCYSCGGVGHIARDCATKRQPSRGCYQCGGSGHLARDCDQRGSGGGGNDNACYKCGKEGHFARECSSVA, via the coding sequence atGGCTTCAGAGGATCAATCGGCGGCGAGATCTACCGGGAAGGTGAACTGGTTCAACGCTTCTAAAGGCTATGGTTTCATTACTCCTGACGATGGCAGCGTAGAGCTTTTCGTTCATCAATCTTCAATTGTCTCCGAAGGTTACCGGAGTTTAACCGTCGGCGATGCGGTTGAGTTCGCTATTACTCAGGGAAGCGACGGTAAGACTAAAGCCGTCAATGTTACTGCTCCTGGTGGTGGTTCTCTCAAGAAGGAGAATAACTCTCGTGGTAACGGTGCTAGGCGCGGCGGCGGTGGAAGCGGTTGCTACAATTGCGGTGAGTTAGGTCATATCTCTAAAGATTGTGGTATTGGTGGCGGCGGCGGAGGTGGTGAACGTAGATCTAGAGGAGGAGAAGGTTGTTACAATTGTGGTGATACTGGTCACTTCGCTAGGGATTGTACTTCAGCTGGAAACGGTGACCAACGTGGAGCCACCAAAGGTGGAAACGATGGTTGCTACACTTGCGGTGATGTTGGTCACGTGGCTAGGGATTGTACTCAGAAATCAGTTGGAAACGGAGACCAACGTGGAGCGGTCAAAGGTGGAAACGATGGTTGCTACACTTGTGGTGATGTTGGTCACTTTGCTAGGGATTGTACTCAGAAGGTTGCTGCCGGAAACGTCAGaagcggtggtggtggtagtgGAACTTGTTATTCATGCGGTGGAGTTGGTCACATTGCAAGAGATTGTGCGACTAAGAGACAGCCTTCTCGTGGGTGTTACCAGTGTGGTGGTTCTGGTCACTTGGCTCGTGATTGTGACCAGAGAGGAAGCGGTGGAGGAGGTAATGATAATGCGTGCTACAAGTGTGGTAAGGAAGGTCACTTTGCAAGGGAATGTTCTTCTGTAGCTTAA
- a CDS encoding endonuclease/exonuclease/phosphatase family protein — protein sequence MKIVTYNVNGLRQRVSQFDSLLKLLDSFDADIICFQETKLRRQELTADLAIADGYESFFSCTRTSEKGRTGYSGVATFCRVKSASSSCETALPVTAEEGITGLVNSNSRGGKSETSTVAEGLEEYEKEELLMIDQEGRCVITDHGHFVVFNVYGPRAVADDADRIEFKHRFYGVLERRWECLLRQGRRVFVVGDLNIAPFAMDRCEAGPDFEKNEFRKWFRSLLVERGGSFSDVFRSKHPERKDAFTCWSSSSGAEQFNYGSRIDHILVAGSCLHQDEDKQGHSFLACHVKECDILTEYKRFKNENMPTRWKGGLVTKFKGSDHVPVFISFDDLPDIPEHSTPPLASRYLPMIYGFQQTLVSVFKKRRANEEAKAIEVSCSSSTQSNTSSICGDISTGPLRNCGSMGISLEKSCSFENKSTSGVTEAETVAATGSIDNLSDGIRASSVRALNISRDGDRKKARKIQSSQLSLKSFFTTNSKVNNVEDSSSSYVSSSPSSQVESITEPNVSGKEDSEPTTSTQEQDQTGSSAKQKNDAALMEWQRIQNLMQNSIPLCKGHKEACVARVVKKPGPTFGRRFYVCSRAEGPSSNPEANCGYFKWASSKFRDK from the exons atgaagatagTGACTTACAACGTTAATGGCCTTAGGCAACGAGTTTCGCAGTTTGATTCTCTTCTCAAACTTCTCGATTCGTTCGACGCCGATATCATTTGCTTCCAG GAGACGAAACTGAGAAGGCAAGAATTGACAGCAGATTTGGCGATAGCTGATGGGTATGAATCGTTTTTCTCGTGCACTCGCACTAGTGAGAAAGGTCGTACTGGTTATTCTG GTGTAGCAACGTTTTGCAGGGTGAAGTCAGCATCTTCAAGCTGTGAAACTGCTTTGCCTGTTACTGCAGAAGAAGGCATCACTGGTCTTGTAAACAGTAATTCACGAGGTGGGAAGAGTGAAACGTCTACAGTAGCTGAAGGTCTTGAGGaatatgagaaagaagagcTTCTTATGATTGACCAAGAAGGACGATGTGTTATAACTGATCACGGCCACTTTG TTGTTTTCAATGTTTATGGGCCGCGAGCTGTAGCTGATGATGCTGATAGGATCGAGTTTAAGCATCGGTTCTATGGTGTTTTAGAG AGAAGATGGGAGTGTCTTCTGCGTCAAGGAAGGAGGGTATTTGTTGTTGGGGATCTCAACATTGCTCCTTTTGCTATGGATCGATGTGAAGCTGGGCCTGATTTTGAGAAAAACGA GTTCAGGAAATGGTTTAGATCTCTGCTAGTTGAACGTGGAGGCTCATTCTCTGATGTTTTCAGATCAAAACATCCTGAAAG GAAAGATGCATTCACATGTTGGTCCTCAAGTAGTGGAGCAGAACAATTTAACTACGGTTCGAGGATTGATCATATCTTAGTTGCTGGGTCATGCTTGCATCAGGACGAAGATAAGCAGGGGCATAGTTTTCTTGCTTGCCATGTCAAGGAATGTGACATATTAACAGAGTATAAGCGTTTTAAGAATGAAAATATGCCAACAAG GTGGAAAGGTGGATTGGTTACAAAATTTAAGGGATCAGACCACGTACCTGTATTCAttagttttgatgatttacCAGACATCCCGGAACACAGCACGCCGCCATTAGCGTCAAGATATCTTCCCATGATTTACGGTTTCCAACAAACTCTTG TATCGGTATTTAAGAAGAGGCGGGCCAATGAAGAAGCCAAAGCCATTGAGGTGTCATGTTCATCATCAACTCAAAGTAATACTTCATCAATTTGTGGGGATATTTCTACAGGACCACTGAGAAATTGTGGTTCGATGGGAATTTCACTTGAGAAATCTTGTTCTTTTGAGAACAAATCCACTTCCGGCGTTACAGAAGCAGAAACGGTGGCAGCAACAGGTTCCATTGATAACCTTAGTGATGGAATACGTGCATCATCAGTTAGAGCTTTGAATATCTCTAGAGATGGAGACAGGAAAAAAGCAAGGAAAATCCAATCATCTCAGCTTTCTCTCAAGTCCTTTTTCACTACAAACTCAAAAGTAAACAATGTCGAGGATAGTTCTTCTTCCTATGTTTCCTCCAGTCCCAGCTCCCAAGTAGAAAGCATCACAGAACCGAATGTTTCAGGCAAAGAAGACAGTGAACCGACTACTTCAACACAGGAACAGGATCAAACAGGTTCTTcagctaaacaaaaaaacgatGCAGCTTTAATGGAGTGGCAAAGAATACAGAACCTAATGCAAAACAGCATACCTCTCTGCAAAGGACATAAAGAAGCTTGTGTTGCTAGGGTCGTCAAGAAACCAGGTCCCACATTCGGACGCAGATTCTACGTCTGCTCTCGAGCTGAg GGACCTTCCTCTAATCCAGAAGCAAACTGTGGTTATTTCAAATGGGCTTCATCAAAATTCAGAGACAAGTAA
- a CDS encoding endonuclease/exonuclease/phosphatase family protein (endonuclease/exonuclease/phosphatase family protein; FUNCTIONS IN: zinc ion binding, nuclease activity; INVOLVED IN: DNA repair; LOCATED IN: cellular_component unknown; EXPRESSED IN: 24 plant structures; EXPRESSED DURING: 13 growth stages; CONTAINS InterPro DOMAIN/s: Endonuclease/exonuclease/phosphatase (InterPro:IPR005135), Exodeoxyribonuclease III xth (InterPro:IPR004808), Zinc finger, GRF-type (InterPro:IPR010666); BEST Arabidopsis thaliana protein match is: apurinic endonuclease-redox protein (TAIR:AT2G41460.1); Has 8559 Blast hits to 7505 proteins in 2283 species: Archae - 114; Bacteria - 4844; Metazoa - 586; Fungi - 501; Plants - 129; Viruses - 2; Other Eukaryotes - 2383 (source: NCBI BLink).): MKIVTYNVNGLRQRVSQFDSLLKLLDSFDADIICFQETKLRRQELTADLAIADGYESFFSCTRTSEKGRTGYSGVATFCRVKSASSSCETALPVTAEEGITGLVNSNSRGGKSETSTVAEGLEEYEKEELLMIDQEGRCVITDHGHFVVFNVYGPRAVADDADRIEFKHRFYGVLERRWECLLRQGRRVFVVGDLNIAPFAMDRCEAGPDFEKNEFRKWFRSLLVERGGSFSDVFRSKHPERKDAFTCWSSSSGAEQFNYGSRIDHILVAGSCLHQDEDKQGHSFLACHVKECDILTEYKRFKNENMPTRWKGGLVTKFKGSDHVPVFISFDDLPDIPEHSTPPLASRYLPMIYGFQQTLVSVFKKRRANEEAKAIEVSCSSSTQSNTSSICGDISTGPLRNCGSMGISLEKSCSFENKSTSGVTEAETVAATGSIDNLSDGIRASSVRALNISRDGDRKKARKIQSSQLSLKSFFTTNSKVNNVEDSSSSYVSSSPSSQVESITEPNVSGKEDSEPTTSTQEQDQTGSSAKQKNDAALMEWQRIQNLMQNSIPLCKGHKEACVARVVKKPGPTFGRRFYVCSRAEKQTVVISNGLHQNSETSKRVMRSK; encoded by the exons atgaagatagTGACTTACAACGTTAATGGCCTTAGGCAACGAGTTTCGCAGTTTGATTCTCTTCTCAAACTTCTCGATTCGTTCGACGCCGATATCATTTGCTTCCAG GAGACGAAACTGAGAAGGCAAGAATTGACAGCAGATTTGGCGATAGCTGATGGGTATGAATCGTTTTTCTCGTGCACTCGCACTAGTGAGAAAGGTCGTACTGGTTATTCTG GTGTAGCAACGTTTTGCAGGGTGAAGTCAGCATCTTCAAGCTGTGAAACTGCTTTGCCTGTTACTGCAGAAGAAGGCATCACTGGTCTTGTAAACAGTAATTCACGAGGTGGGAAGAGTGAAACGTCTACAGTAGCTGAAGGTCTTGAGGaatatgagaaagaagagcTTCTTATGATTGACCAAGAAGGACGATGTGTTATAACTGATCACGGCCACTTTG TTGTTTTCAATGTTTATGGGCCGCGAGCTGTAGCTGATGATGCTGATAGGATCGAGTTTAAGCATCGGTTCTATGGTGTTTTAGAG AGAAGATGGGAGTGTCTTCTGCGTCAAGGAAGGAGGGTATTTGTTGTTGGGGATCTCAACATTGCTCCTTTTGCTATGGATCGATGTGAAGCTGGGCCTGATTTTGAGAAAAACGA GTTCAGGAAATGGTTTAGATCTCTGCTAGTTGAACGTGGAGGCTCATTCTCTGATGTTTTCAGATCAAAACATCCTGAAAG GAAAGATGCATTCACATGTTGGTCCTCAAGTAGTGGAGCAGAACAATTTAACTACGGTTCGAGGATTGATCATATCTTAGTTGCTGGGTCATGCTTGCATCAGGACGAAGATAAGCAGGGGCATAGTTTTCTTGCTTGCCATGTCAAGGAATGTGACATATTAACAGAGTATAAGCGTTTTAAGAATGAAAATATGCCAACAAG GTGGAAAGGTGGATTGGTTACAAAATTTAAGGGATCAGACCACGTACCTGTATTCAttagttttgatgatttacCAGACATCCCGGAACACAGCACGCCGCCATTAGCGTCAAGATATCTTCCCATGATTTACGGTTTCCAACAAACTCTTG TATCGGTATTTAAGAAGAGGCGGGCCAATGAAGAAGCCAAAGCCATTGAGGTGTCATGTTCATCATCAACTCAAAGTAATACTTCATCAATTTGTGGGGATATTTCTACAGGACCACTGAGAAATTGTGGTTCGATGGGAATTTCACTTGAGAAATCTTGTTCTTTTGAGAACAAATCCACTTCCGGCGTTACAGAAGCAGAAACGGTGGCAGCAACAGGTTCCATTGATAACCTTAGTGATGGAATACGTGCATCATCAGTTAGAGCTTTGAATATCTCTAGAGATGGAGACAGGAAAAAAGCAAGGAAAATCCAATCATCTCAGCTTTCTCTCAAGTCCTTTTTCACTACAAACTCAAAAGTAAACAATGTCGAGGATAGTTCTTCTTCCTATGTTTCCTCCAGTCCCAGCTCCCAAGTAGAAAGCATCACAGAACCGAATGTTTCAGGCAAAGAAGACAGTGAACCGACTACTTCAACACAGGAACAGGATCAAACAGGTTCTTcagctaaacaaaaaaacgatGCAGCTTTAATGGAGTGGCAAAGAATACAGAACCTAATGCAAAACAGCATACCTCTCTGCAAAGGACATAAAGAAGCTTGTGTTGCTAGGGTCGTCAAGAAACCAGGTCCCACATTCGGACGCAGATTCTACGTCTGCTCTCGAGCTGAg AAGCAAACTGTGGTTATTTCAAATGGGCTTCATCAAAATTCAGAGACAAGTAAAAGAGTGATGAGATCAAAATGA